From a region of the Coprococcus comes ATCC 27758 genome:
- the spoIIIAC gene encoding stage III sporulation protein AC, translated as MSVNLIFKIAAVGILVSVLGQVLKHSGREEQAFLTSLAGLLLVLFWILPYISDLFDDIRRLFAL; from the coding sequence ATGAGTGTAAATCTGATATTTAAAATTGCGGCAGTCGGGATTCTGGTTTCTGTCCTGGGACAGGTGCTGAAACACAGCGGAAGAGAAGAACAGGCATTTCTCACAAGCCTTGCAGGACTGCTCCTGGTTTTATTCTGGATCCTTCCTTATATTTCAGATCTGTTTGACGATATCAGACGGCTCTTTGCTCTGTAA
- the rpsO gene encoding 30S ribosomal protein S15: MITKEMKEQIIKEYGRTEGDTGSPEVQVALLTARINDLTDHFKANPKDHHSRRGLLKMVGQRRGLLAYLKKNDIERYRSLIERLGLRK, encoded by the coding sequence ATGATCACAAAAGAAATGAAAGAACAGATTATCAAAGAATACGGAAGAACAGAAGGAGATACAGGATCTCCGGAAGTACAGGTAGCTCTTCTTACAGCAAGAATCAATGATCTTACAGATCACTTCAAAGCTAATCCGAAGGATCACCACTCAAGAAGAGGACTTCTTAAAATGGTTGGACAGAGAAGAGGACTTCTTGCATACCTTAAGAAGAATGACATTGAAAGATATCGTTCACTGATCGAAAGATTAGGTTTAAGAAAGTAA
- a CDS encoding polyribonucleotide nucleotidyltransferase: protein MYKKFEMELAGRTLRVDVGRVAKQANGAVLMHYGDTVVLSTATASDKPREGIDFFPLSVEYNEKLYAVGKIPGGFNKREGKASENAVLTCRVIDRPMRPLFPKDYRNDVTLENLVLSVEQDCSPELTAMLGSAIATAISDIPFDGPTASTQVGLVDGELVFNPTAEQKEKSDLALTVASTREKVIMIEAGANEVPEAKMLEAIFAAHEVNQKVIAFIDQIVAECGKPKHDYVSFAVPEELFEAIQKIVTPEEMEVAVFTDDKQTREENIRKITEKLEEAFADNEEWLAKLGEAVYQYQKKVVRKMILKDHKRPDGRAIEEIRPLAAEIDLIPRVHGSAMFTRGQTQICTITTLAPLSEAQKVDGLDESETSKRYMHHYNFPSYSVGETRPSRGPGRREIGHGALAERALVPVLPSEEEFPYAIRTVSETFESNGSTSQASVCASSMSLMAAGVPIKSAVAGISCGLVTGATDDDYLVLTDIQGLEDFFGDMDFKVAGTHKGITAIQMDIKIHGLTRPIIEEAIARTRKARVYILDEVMAKTIAEPRAQVGKYAPKIIQMNIDPAKIGEVVGQRGKTINAIIEKTGVKIDITDEGSVSICGVDADSMEQARKMIATIVTDFEAGMVLEGDVVSIKEFGAFIEFAPGKEGMVHISKIAKQRIDHVEDVLSIGDHVKVVCLGKDKMGRLSFSIKDVAE from the coding sequence ATGTACAAAAAGTTTGAAATGGAACTTGCAGGCCGTACACTCCGCGTAGATGTTGGAAGAGTTGCCAAACAGGCGAACGGCGCAGTACTTATGCATTATGGTGATACAGTTGTGCTTTCAACAGCAACTGCATCCGACAAACCAAGAGAAGGAATTGACTTCTTCCCGCTCAGCGTTGAATACAATGAGAAGCTTTATGCAGTAGGAAAGATCCCGGGAGGATTTAACAAGAGAGAAGGAAAGGCATCAGAAAATGCTGTTCTTACCTGCCGTGTGATCGACCGTCCGATGAGACCGCTTTTCCCGAAGGATTACAGAAATGATGTAACTTTGGAGAACCTGGTTCTCTCTGTTGAACAGGACTGCTCACCGGAGCTTACCGCTATGCTTGGATCAGCGATTGCAACTGCTATTTCTGATATCCCGTTTGATGGCCCGACAGCTTCTACCCAGGTAGGACTTGTTGACGGAGAACTGGTATTCAATCCAACCGCAGAGCAGAAAGAAAAGTCCGACCTTGCACTGACTGTTGCATCTACAAGAGAAAAGGTAATCATGATTGAAGCCGGAGCAAATGAAGTACCGGAAGCTAAGATGCTCGAAGCCATCTTCGCGGCGCATGAAGTGAATCAGAAAGTCATCGCATTCATCGACCAGATCGTTGCAGAATGTGGAAAACCAAAACATGATTATGTAAGCTTTGCAGTACCGGAAGAACTCTTTGAAGCGATTCAGAAGATCGTAACACCGGAAGAGATGGAAGTTGCAGTATTCACAGATGACAAGCAGACAAGAGAAGAAAATATCCGTAAGATCACAGAAAAGCTGGAAGAAGCTTTTGCTGATAACGAAGAATGGCTTGCCAAACTTGGTGAAGCTGTATATCAGTACCAGAAGAAGGTTGTCCGCAAGATGATCCTCAAAGACCACAAGCGTCCGGACGGTCGTGCAATCGAAGAAATCCGTCCACTTGCCGCAGAAATTGACCTGATCCCGAGAGTACATGGTTCTGCTATGTTTACACGTGGACAGACACAGATCTGTACCATCACCACACTGGCTCCGCTTTCAGAAGCACAGAAGGTAGACGGACTGGATGAATCTGAGACATCCAAGAGATATATGCATCACTATAACTTCCCGTCATACTCTGTAGGTGAGACAAGACCTTCCAGAGGACCGGGACGTCGTGAGATCGGACATGGAGCCCTTGCTGAGAGAGCACTGGTACCGGTACTTCCGTCAGAGGAAGAATTCCCGTATGCGATCCGTACCGTATCTGAGACATTTGAATCTAACGGTTCTACTTCTCAGGCAAGTGTATGTGCATCTTCTATGTCACTTATGGCAGCAGGTGTACCAATCAAATCTGCAGTTGCAGGTATCTCATGTGGTCTGGTAACAGGTGCTACTGACGATGATTATCTGGTACTTACAGATATCCAGGGACTGGAAGATTTCTTCGGAGATATGGACTTCAAGGTAGCAGGTACACATAAAGGTATCACAGCGATCCAGATGGATATTAAGATCCACGGACTGACAAGACCGATCATCGAAGAAGCAATTGCACGTACAAGAAAAGCAAGAGTTTACATTCTGGATGAAGTTATGGCTAAGACAATCGCTGAGCCAAGAGCACAGGTTGGCAAGTATGCACCGAAGATCATTCAGATGAATATTGATCCGGCTAAGATCGGTGAAGTTGTAGGTCAGAGAGGAAAGACCATCAACGCAATCATCGAAAAGACAGGCGTTAAGATTGATATCACAGATGAAGGAAGCGTATCTATCTGTGGCGTAGATGCAGACAGCATGGAACAGGCAAGAAAGATGATCGCTACCATCGTAACAGACTTCGAGGCAGGAATGGTTCTTGAAGGTGATGTTGTAAGCATCAAAGAATTCGGCGCATTCATCGAATTTGCACCGGGCAAAGAAGGAATGGTACACATTTCCAAAATCGCTAAGCAGAGAATCGACCATGTAGAAGATGTTCTTTCTATCGGAGATCACGTCAAAGTGGTTTGCCTTGGAAAAGACAAGATGGGACGTTTGAGCTTCAGCATCAAAGATGTTGCAGAATAA
- a CDS encoding stage III sporulation protein AB — MYLKMVGCLGIVAATSGYGYSRGMEYQRQITDTGELQRVIRQLAGEMEYTYAPLAQVCASVSRRCSQNYRIWLEHLAKELEMPSRSLAIIWERCCESDLECLLLGREERVRLHELGMQLGSLDKKQETQIFLQYAEFLEEKRGGLLKEIQEKRRLCNLLGVTAGLFLTILIL; from the coding sequence GTGTATCTGAAAATGGTCGGATGCCTGGGAATTGTGGCGGCGACATCCGGCTATGGATACAGCAGGGGAATGGAATATCAGAGGCAGATCACGGATACCGGAGAGCTGCAAAGAGTGATAAGGCAGCTTGCGGGAGAAATGGAGTATACTTATGCACCACTCGCCCAGGTATGCGCTTCTGTTTCCCGAAGATGCAGTCAGAACTACAGGATCTGGTTGGAACATCTGGCAAAAGAATTGGAGATGCCGTCAAGAAGTCTTGCAATAATCTGGGAGAGGTGCTGCGAAAGTGATCTTGAATGTCTGCTCCTTGGCAGGGAGGAAAGGGTACGTCTGCATGAGCTTGGGATGCAGCTTGGCAGCCTGGATAAGAAGCAGGAAACGCAGATTTTCTTGCAGTATGCAGAATTTCTGGAAGAAAAAAGAGGCGGTCTTTTAAAAGAAATTCAGGAAAAACGGAGGCTTTGCAATCTGCTGGGTGTTACAGCAGGGCTTTTCCTGACAATTTTGATTCTGTAA
- a CDS encoding stage III sporulation protein AG yields MKMFEIRKIKKDKWLIILLVGLLLVVIAMPVSDIKSDQTQDEQQMQKAENASEDTYADALETRLENALAKVEGVGNVKVMITLASSSEKVVEKDREMTSEVQEGESEGKNTSSSETAVYANGNGEETPYVKQELSPRIEGVLVIADGGDNAIVIENITEAVQALFGVDTHKIKVMKHN; encoded by the coding sequence ATGAAGATGTTTGAAATCCGTAAAATAAAAAAAGACAAGTGGCTGATCATATTACTTGTCGGACTACTTCTGGTTGTGATCGCGATGCCTGTTTCCGATATAAAATCAGACCAGACACAGGATGAACAGCAGATGCAGAAGGCGGAAAATGCATCGGAGGATACTTATGCAGATGCACTGGAAACACGGCTGGAAAATGCACTTGCAAAAGTAGAAGGAGTTGGAAATGTAAAGGTGATGATCACTCTGGCTTCTTCCTCGGAAAAGGTAGTGGAAAAGGATCGGGAGATGACAAGCGAGGTGCAGGAAGGGGAGAGCGAAGGAAAAAATACCAGTTCTTCAGAGACGGCAGTTTATGCAAACGGAAATGGAGAAGAAACGCCATATGTGAAACAGGAATTAAGTCCCCGGATAGAAGGTGTTCTCGTAATTGCAGATGGCGGAGATAATGCCATCGTGATTGAAAATATCACAGAGGCTGTGCAGGCATTATTCGGAGTAGACACGCATAAGATAAAAGTAATGAAGCATAACTAA
- the spoIIIAA gene encoding stage III sporulation protein AA: MRREKKDQILAVLPEKIRGILLNHGLDFEKIQEIRLREEQPLAVKKEGKEELFTHRVTKEELRETMEYVSNYSLYAYENELRQGFLTIEGGHRVGISGKIISEKEQIRNFQYITSINIRICHEITGCANKLFPVILEKGRLCHTMIISPPGGGKTTLLRDLVRQISDGNRWVEGRNVGVVDERSEIGGCYRGVPQNQLGMRTDILDNCPKAEGMMMLVRSMAPEVIAADEIGTAKDVEAIEYAMHCGATMLTTVHGSGMDEIREKPLVSNLVKERCFARYVVMKSGKHVGEIEGIYNERGEKLCI; this comes from the coding sequence ATGAGAAGAGAAAAGAAAGATCAAATTCTGGCGGTGCTTCCGGAGAAAATCCGAGGGATCCTGTTGAATCATGGACTGGATTTTGAGAAGATCCAGGAGATCCGGCTTCGGGAAGAGCAGCCGCTTGCAGTGAAAAAAGAGGGAAAGGAAGAACTTTTTACCCATCGGGTGACAAAAGAAGAACTGCGTGAAACGATGGAATATGTATCCAATTATTCCCTGTATGCCTATGAAAATGAACTGCGCCAGGGGTTTCTGACGATTGAAGGAGGGCATCGGGTCGGAATTTCCGGGAAAATTATTTCGGAAAAGGAACAGATCCGGAATTTTCAGTATATTACATCGATCAATATCCGAATCTGCCATGAGATTACAGGTTGTGCGAATAAGCTGTTTCCTGTGATCCTTGAAAAAGGAAGACTTTGCCATACCATGATCATTTCCCCACCAGGTGGAGGAAAGACTACACTTTTGCGGGATCTGGTGCGGCAGATTTCGGATGGGAACCGCTGGGTGGAAGGAAGAAATGTGGGTGTGGTGGATGAACGTTCAGAGATTGGAGGATGCTACCGTGGTGTACCACAGAACCAGCTTGGGATGCGGACAGATATTCTGGACAACTGCCCGAAAGCAGAAGGAATGATGATGCTGGTGCGGTCCATGGCACCGGAGGTGATCGCGGCAGATGAGATCGGGACAGCGAAGGATGTAGAGGCGATCGAGTACGCCATGCACTGTGGGGCAACCATGCTGACGACGGTGCATGGTTCCGGTATGGATGAGATCCGTGAAAAGCCACTGGTCAGCAATCTGGTAAAGGAAAGATGCTTTGCCAGATATGTTGTGATGAAATCCGGGAAACATGTAGGAGAAATTGAAGGGATTTATAACGAACGGGGAGAAAAACTGTGTATCTGA
- a CDS encoding DHH family phosphoesterase codes for MLLDAISKAGTIALGGHVRPDGDCAGSCMGLYNYVRENFPEKEIDVYLEELPNTLKFMKNTDKIRHEVTEEKTYDLFIALDCGDMGRLGFSAVLFKKAAVRFCVDHHVSNQSFADQNYIMPDASSTSELIYNLLDYGKMSVETAECLYTGMVHDTGVFRYSCTHPSTMRAAAALMEKGIDFTKIITETFDEKTYAQNQILGRALLESFLFMNGRCIVSYVTKEEMDFYQVKAKHLDGIVSQLKLTKGIDVAIFMYELEHGTFKVSLRSSEKIDVSVVASYFGGGGHARAAGFSMTATPHDIINNLARRLELQFNSGSEAE; via the coding sequence ATGTTATTAGATGCAATTTCTAAAGCCGGGACGATCGCACTTGGCGGACATGTCCGCCCGGATGGGGACTGTGCAGGTTCCTGCATGGGATTGTATAACTATGTCAGAGAGAATTTTCCTGAAAAAGAGATCGATGTTTATCTGGAAGAGCTTCCGAATACACTGAAGTTCATGAAAAATACAGATAAGATCCGGCATGAAGTGACGGAAGAAAAAACCTATGATCTGTTTATCGCACTGGATTGCGGGGATATGGGAAGACTTGGATTTTCGGCAGTCCTTTTCAAAAAAGCGGCAGTAAGATTCTGTGTAGATCATCATGTGAGCAACCAGAGTTTTGCAGATCAGAACTATATCATGCCAGATGCAAGCTCGACAAGTGAGCTGATCTACAATCTGCTGGATTATGGGAAGATGTCTGTGGAGACTGCCGAGTGCCTTTACACAGGAATGGTGCATGATACCGGTGTGTTCCGTTATTCCTGTACCCATCCGTCGACCATGCGCGCAGCAGCAGCACTGATGGAAAAAGGGATCGATTTTACAAAAATAATTACAGAGACTTTTGATGAAAAGACCTATGCACAGAACCAGATTCTGGGGCGTGCATTGTTGGAAAGCTTTCTTTTTATGAACGGAAGATGTATTGTATCTTACGTTACAAAAGAAGAGATGGATTTCTACCAGGTAAAAGCGAAACATCTGGATGGAATCGTAAGCCAGCTGAAACTCACAAAAGGTATCGATGTTGCAATTTTTATGTATGAGCTTGAACATGGAACCTTTAAGGTAAGTCTGCGATCCAGTGAAAAGATAGATGTAAGTGTAGTTGCAAGCTATTTTGGCGGCGGCGGACACGCAAGGGCAGCCGGATTCTCCATGACTGCCACACCACATGATATCATCAACAATCTGGCAAGAAGACTGGAACTTCAGTTTAACAGTGGGAGCGAAGCAGAATGA
- a CDS encoding stage III sporulation protein AE, with the protein MKHYFQKYGIACMIGLVIFVLILPVQVFAAGEDSSSENSRTEDNMTETDLEKTQEETEQKIWELTEVKDLDTAIRKLFPEEKLHFQDLVESVIRQDENLSAGQIRNFVTDQFFYVLKVNKPVLASIIFLVLIAAVFSNFSEVFQNCQISQTAFFLVYLSVITVGIRNFQAAAVEVQHGLENLILFMRVLCPVYFVCMAVAVGSISAIAFYNLALFLIFLVELVILKWIVPLIQIALLMEILNNLTEEEFLSKAAELLRLVIGWSLKSLLALVTGIGFIERIISPAADQVKRSVWTKGVGMIPGIGDVVSGTSEVVLGSAVLLKNGVGIAGALLVTGVVMIPVINMGILTLLYKGTAALIQPVSDKRIVEAISFTGEGYHMLLKTVLATAVLFLVTLAVAASAAS; encoded by the coding sequence ATGAAACATTATTTTCAGAAATATGGCATAGCATGTATGATCGGACTTGTAATCTTCGTACTGATACTGCCGGTACAGGTATTTGCGGCAGGGGAAGATTCCTCTTCGGAAAACAGCCGGACAGAAGATAATATGACAGAAACGGATCTGGAAAAAACACAGGAGGAAACAGAGCAGAAAATCTGGGAGCTGACAGAGGTAAAGGATCTGGATACGGCAATCCGAAAACTGTTCCCGGAAGAAAAACTGCATTTTCAGGATCTTGTTGAGTCTGTGATCCGGCAGGATGAGAACCTGTCTGCCGGACAGATCAGAAACTTTGTGACGGATCAGTTTTTCTATGTGCTGAAGGTCAATAAACCGGTGCTTGCATCTATCATTTTTCTGGTGCTGATCGCAGCGGTTTTTTCCAACTTTTCGGAAGTGTTTCAGAACTGCCAGATCTCACAGACCGCCTTTTTTCTGGTATACCTGTCTGTGATTACAGTCGGCATACGGAATTTTCAGGCAGCAGCCGTAGAGGTACAGCATGGACTCGAAAATCTGATCCTCTTTATGCGAGTACTCTGTCCTGTCTACTTTGTCTGTATGGCAGTCGCAGTGGGAAGTATTTCTGCGATCGCATTTTATAATCTGGCGCTTTTCCTGATCTTTCTTGTGGAACTTGTGATTTTGAAATGGATCGTTCCGTTGATCCAGATTGCACTTCTGATGGAAATCTTGAACAATCTGACGGAGGAGGAATTTCTTTCTAAGGCAGCGGAACTTTTGCGACTTGTAATCGGATGGAGTCTGAAAAGTCTGCTTGCCCTGGTGACGGGGATCGGGTTTATCGAGCGGATAATCAGTCCGGCGGCAGATCAGGTGAAAAGGAGTGTCTGGACAAAGGGCGTGGGAATGATTCCAGGAATCGGTGATGTAGTCAGCGGGACAAGCGAAGTCGTGCTTGGAAGTGCGGTCCTTTTAAAAAATGGAGTTGGAATTGCAGGGGCACTGCTTGTAACGGGAGTTGTGATGATCCCGGTCATCAATATGGGGATTCTGACGCTTCTTTACAAAGGAACGGCGGCACTTATCCAGCCGGTGTCTGATAAACGGATCGTGGAGGCCATCAGTTTTACCGGGGAAGGTTATCATATGCTGCTAAAGACGGTGCTTGCGACGGCGGTCCTGTTTCTGGTGACACTTGCAGTTGCGGCATCGGCAGCTTCGTAG
- the rbfA gene encoding 30S ribosome-binding factor RbfA, with protein sequence MRKNSIKNTRVNAEVQRELSTILRGGIKDPRVAPMTSVVAVEVAPDLKTCKAYISVLGDEKAQADTLKGLQSAEGYIRRELAHTLNMRNTPEIKFVLDQSIEYGVRMSKKIDDVTRDLREEDD encoded by the coding sequence CGCAGAGGTGCAGCGTGAACTGAGTACTATTCTGCGTGGAGGGATCAAGGATCCGCGTGTTGCACCGATGACTTCGGTTGTAGCGGTAGAGGTTGCTCCGGATCTTAAAACCTGCAAAGCATATATCAGTGTCCTGGGCGATGAAAAAGCCCAGGCTGATACCCTGAAGGGATTACAGAGCGCAGAAGGCTATATCCGCCGCGAACTTGCTCATACACTGAATATGCGTAACACACCGGAGATCAAGTTCGTACTGGATCAGTCCATTGAATATGGTGTCCGGATGTCAAAGAAAATTGATGATGTAACAAGAGATTTACGGGAAGAGGATGATTAG
- a CDS encoding SpoIIIAH-like family protein yields MKKVFKKNQIVIAVLAVMIAAAGYLNYSGKIFGSKNKTAETGSEMANKELLDISDQDTGGDSSLQTADNDQVDGNPGEAVLTNGSVSALVAQAKVNREQVRAKNKETLQAIIDNADIAEDQKADAVAQMVEMTQRAEQEVAIETLLASKGFQDAVVSLTEESADVVVDVADLSDAKRAQIEDIVTRKAEVNAANVVITPIHESTNTSESGD; encoded by the coding sequence GTGAAAAAAGTATTTAAGAAAAATCAGATTGTGATTGCGGTTCTTGCGGTGATGATCGCTGCGGCAGGATATCTGAACTATTCCGGAAAAATTTTTGGCTCGAAAAACAAAACAGCAGAGACGGGAAGCGAGATGGCAAATAAGGAACTTCTGGATATTTCGGATCAGGACACAGGAGGTGACAGCTCCCTCCAGACAGCGGATAACGATCAGGTGGACGGAAATCCGGGAGAGGCGGTGCTGACAAATGGATCGGTCAGTGCGCTTGTAGCACAGGCAAAAGTGAACCGGGAGCAGGTGCGGGCAAAAAACAAAGAAACCCTGCAGGCGATCATTGATAATGCAGATATCGCAGAAGACCAGAAAGCAGATGCAGTTGCGCAGATGGTGGAGATGACACAGCGCGCCGAACAGGAGGTCGCAATTGAGACGCTGCTTGCCAGCAAAGGCTTTCAGGATGCGGTGGTAAGTCTTACCGAAGAATCCGCAGATGTGGTCGTTGATGTGGCGGATCTGTCGGATGCAAAACGGGCACAGATCGAGGATATTGTCACACGCAAAGCAGAGGTAAATGCTGCAAATGTGGTGATCACACCGATCCATGAAAGTACAAATACGAGTGAATCAGGGGATTGA
- a CDS encoding stage III sporulation protein AF, translated as MIQLVYRWMQNLAVYMLLVTAFLQALPENSYRRYVRFFCGLLLTVLLAQPVLDLMGEAGQVTELYRTAEYEQMIKEMEYAADLLEKGGE; from the coding sequence ATGATACAGCTGGTTTACAGGTGGATGCAGAATCTCGCCGTTTATATGCTTCTTGTAACCGCATTTTTGCAGGCACTTCCAGAGAATAGCTACCGGAGATATGTCCGTTTTTTCTGCGGACTTCTTCTGACAGTTCTGCTTGCCCAGCCGGTTCTGGATCTTATGGGGGAAGCCGGACAGGTAACGGAGCTGTATCGGACGGCGGAGTATGAGCAGATGATAAAAGAGATGGAGTATGCGGCGGATTTGCTCGAAAAGGGCGGTGAATGA
- a CDS encoding bifunctional riboflavin kinase/FAD synthetase — protein sequence MDYIRGLEAYQDSREAAITLGKFDGVHRGHQKLIKKVCQLKAKKGVRSVVFAFDMNPLYEKLGKSREGIMSNEERRCLLDEKVDVLLECPFSEDVTSMSAEDFIRKILIEKIHARYIVIGTDFHFGHDKRGDAKMLAEYADVYGYELFVIEKEMYGKREISSSYVREELRKGNMEAVNDMLGYAYTVRGKVEHGRQLGRKLGFPTLNVHPSRDKLLPPNGVYLDSVRIDGIWYNGIGNVGFKPTVSDENRMLIESNLLDYSGDAYGKEVEIQLYHFKRPEQKFESVEMMKAQIDQDIAYAKEFFRYHHKK from the coding sequence ATGGACTATATCAGAGGGCTGGAAGCCTATCAGGATTCCAGAGAGGCAGCAATCACACTCGGCAAATTTGATGGAGTTCACAGAGGACATCAGAAGCTGATCAAAAAAGTATGTCAGCTGAAGGCGAAAAAAGGCGTTCGTTCTGTTGTGTTTGCATTTGATATGAATCCGCTTTATGAAAAGCTTGGAAAATCAAGAGAAGGGATCATGTCCAATGAGGAGCGCAGATGTCTTCTGGACGAGAAAGTAGATGTACTGCTGGAATGCCCGTTTTCCGAAGATGTCACAAGTATGTCGGCAGAGGATTTCATCCGGAAGATCCTGATTGAGAAAATTCATGCCCGGTATATTGTGATCGGAACGGATTTCCACTTTGGACATGACAAGCGTGGTGATGCAAAAATGCTTGCAGAATATGCCGATGTGTATGGATATGAACTTTTTGTGATTGAAAAAGAGATGTACGGAAAACGGGAGATCAGCAGCAGCTATGTCAGGGAAGAGCTTCGGAAGGGAAATATGGAAGCTGTGAATGATATGCTGGGGTATGCATATACTGTACGGGGAAAAGTAGAGCATGGCAGGCAGCTGGGCAGAAAACTGGGATTTCCGACACTTAATGTACATCCGTCAAGGGATAAACTTCTTCCACCGAACGGAGTTTATCTGGATAGTGTGAGGATTGATGGAATCTGGTACAACGGAATCGGTAATGTCGGGTTTAAGCCAACGGTATCCGATGAGAACCGGATGCTGATCGAGAGCAATCTGCTGGATTACAGTGGTGATGCCTACGGAAAAGAGGTAGAGATCCAGCTTTATCATTTTAAGAGACCGGAGCAGAAGTTTGAATCGGTAGAAATGATGAAGGCTCAGATCGATCAGGATATTGCTTACGCAAAAGAATTTTTCCGTTATCATCATAAGAAATAA
- a CDS encoding SpoIIIAC/SpoIIIAD family protein, with protein MSILKAACIGIAGTFLALQFQNTRKEYGIYLGIAVSIFLFLGMSRNLSVIRETLELVGSFVKIDAVYLTAMLKILGVTYLAEFAAAICKDAGYQTIAGQIEVFARLSILAIGMPILKALLLAIRELGQ; from the coding sequence ATGAGTATCCTTAAGGCAGCCTGCATCGGGATTGCAGGAACTTTCCTGGCATTACAATTTCAAAATACCAGAAAAGAGTATGGGATCTATCTGGGGATTGCGGTCAGCATTTTCCTTTTTCTCGGAATGAGCCGGAATCTGTCGGTGATCCGGGAAACTTTGGAATTGGTTGGCAGCTTTGTAAAGATCGATGCGGTATATCTGACGGCAATGCTGAAAATCCTGGGTGTGACCTATCTGGCGGAATTTGCGGCAGCAATCTGCAAGGATGCCGGTTATCAGACGATCGCCGGGCAGATCGAGGTCTTTGCAAGGCTCAGTATACTTGCAATAGGAATGCCGATATTAAAAGCACTGCTTCTTGCAATCCGCGAACTTGGACAGTAA
- the truB gene encoding tRNA pseudouridine(55) synthase TruB, translated as MIHGVLNVYKEKGYTSHDVVAKLRGIVKQKKIGHTGTLDPDAEGVLPVCFGKATKLCDLLTDKDKTYQAVLLLGQVTDTQDTSGQVLEKHSTEDLTNEKVENVIRSFEGEYDQIPPMYSALKVNGKKLYELAREGKEVERKARRITIHEIRILEINLPEVKLEVTCSKGTYIRTLCHDIGQKLGCGGCMKELLRTRVERFGLEDSIRLGEIAQLQKEGILEEKIIAIDEMFPTYAQVVLPRPFLVAVRNGNSFRKRDISQETALKEYENDERVRVYDESHQFIAIYCYCRKDDLFKIVKMFFDGNEKK; from the coding sequence ATGATACATGGCGTGCTGAATGTATATAAAGAAAAAGGCTATACGTCCCATGATGTGGTTGCAAAGCTGCGTGGGATCGTAAAGCAGAAAAAGATCGGGCATACCGGAACCCTTGATCCGGATGCCGAAGGAGTACTTCCGGTCTGCTTTGGGAAAGCAACAAAGCTTTGTGACCTGCTGACAGATAAAGATAAAACCTATCAGGCGGTTCTTCTTCTCGGTCAGGTGACGGATACACAGGATACTTCCGGTCAGGTTCTGGAAAAACATAGCACAGAAGATCTGACCAATGAAAAAGTGGAAAATGTGATCCGCAGCTTTGAGGGAGAATACGATCAGATTCCGCCGATGTATTCGGCACTCAAAGTTAACGGAAAAAAGCTTTATGAGCTTGCCAGAGAGGGCAAAGAAGTAGAGCGGAAAGCACGAAGAATCACGATTCATGAGATCCGGATCCTGGAGATCAATCTTCCGGAGGTAAAACTGGAAGTGACCTGTTCAAAGGGAACGTATATCCGTACACTGTGTCATGATATCGGTCAGAAGCTTGGCTGTGGCGGATGCATGAAAGAGCTTTTGAGAACACGTGTAGAGCGGTTTGGACTTGAAGACAGTATCCGGCTCGGTGAAATTGCACAGCTTCAGAAAGAAGGGATTCTGGAGGAGAAGATCATCGCGATAGATGAAATGTTTCCAACGTATGCACAGGTCGTACTGCCGCGGCCGTTTTTGGTGGCAGTACGGAACGGGAATAGTTTCAGAAAAAGAGATATTTCACAGGAAACAGCATTAAAGGAGTATGAGAACGATGAGAGAGTCCGCGTGTACGATGAATCGCATCAGTTTATTGCGATTTACTGTTACTGCAGGAAAGACGATCTCTTCAAGATTGTAAAAATGTTTTTTGATGGAAATGAAAAAAAGTAA